A single window of Streptomyces cathayae DNA harbors:
- a CDS encoding MFS transporter → MGDGTVRSPAADEAAGRRYEQRGWYFYDWACSVYSTSVLTVFLGPYLTSVAEAAADADGFVHPFGVPVRAGSFFAYSVSLSVILAVLVMPLVGAAADRTGRKKPLLAAAAYTGAAATACMFLLDGERYLLGGALLVVANAAQSVAMMLYNSYLPQIATPQERDAVSSRGWAFGYAAGALVLVANLILYSAHDAFGLSEGMAVRICLASAGLWWGAFTLVPLRRLRDRRAPAREASSALSGFRQLAATVRDMRRHPLTLAFLLAYLVYNDGIQTVISQASVYGSKELGLGQSTLIVAVLLVQVLAVVGALALGRLARMHGAKHTILGSLVAWTLTLAAGYFLPAGEPVWFFVLAAGIGLVLGGSQALSRSLFSHLVPPGKEAEYFSAYELSDRGMSWLGPLLFGLTYQLTGSYRDAIISLVVFFVLGFALLARVPVRRAVAAAGNPVPEKI, encoded by the coding sequence GTGGGCGACGGCACCGTGCGATCACCGGCAGCGGACGAGGCGGCCGGCCGACGGTACGAGCAGCGCGGCTGGTACTTCTACGACTGGGCGTGCTCCGTGTACTCCACGAGCGTGCTCACGGTGTTCCTCGGCCCCTATCTGACGTCGGTCGCCGAGGCCGCGGCGGACGCGGACGGGTTCGTGCATCCGTTCGGCGTTCCGGTGCGCGCCGGGTCGTTCTTCGCGTACTCGGTGTCCCTGTCGGTGATCCTGGCGGTGCTCGTGATGCCGCTGGTGGGGGCCGCCGCCGACCGCACCGGCCGCAAGAAGCCGCTCCTCGCGGCCGCCGCCTACACGGGAGCCGCCGCCACGGCGTGCATGTTCCTCCTCGACGGCGAGCGCTATCTGCTGGGCGGCGCCCTGCTGGTCGTGGCGAACGCGGCGCAGTCCGTGGCGATGATGCTCTACAACTCCTACCTGCCGCAGATCGCCACTCCCCAGGAACGCGACGCGGTCTCCTCGCGGGGCTGGGCCTTCGGCTACGCGGCGGGCGCCCTGGTCCTCGTCGCCAACCTGATCCTCTACTCCGCCCATGACGCTTTCGGACTCTCCGAGGGCATGGCGGTCCGTATCTGCCTGGCGTCGGCGGGTCTGTGGTGGGGTGCCTTCACCCTGGTGCCGCTGCGGCGGCTGCGCGACCGCCGTGCCCCCGCTCGGGAGGCGTCGTCCGCCCTGTCCGGTTTCCGGCAGCTCGCGGCGACCGTCCGCGACATGCGGCGCCACCCGCTCACGCTCGCCTTCCTGCTGGCGTACCTGGTCTACAACGACGGCATCCAGACGGTGATCTCGCAGGCCTCGGTCTACGGCTCGAAGGAGTTGGGGCTCGGGCAGTCCACACTCATCGTCGCCGTGCTGCTGGTCCAGGTACTGGCGGTGGTCGGCGCGCTGGCGCTGGGCCGGCTGGCCCGGATGCACGGGGCGAAGCACACGATCCTCGGCTCACTGGTCGCCTGGACGCTGACGCTGGCCGCCGGGTACTTCCTGCCCGCCGGGGAGCCGGTGTGGTTCTTCGTCCTGGCCGCCGGGATCGGCCTGGTCCTCGGCGGCAGCCAGGCCCTGTCCCGGTCGCTGTTCTCCCACCTCGTACCGCCCGGCAAGGAGGCCGAGTACTTCTCGGCGTACGAGCTGAGCGATCGCGGGATGAGCTGGCTCGGTCCGCTGCTGTTCGGACTCACCTACCAGCTGACGGGCAGCTACCGGGACGCGATCATCTCGCTGGTGGTCTTCTTCGTCCTCGGTTTCGCGCTGCTCGCGCGGGTTCCGGTACGCCGGGCGGTCGCCGCCGCGGGGAACCCCGTTCCGGAGAAGATTTAG
- a CDS encoding glycerophosphodiester phosphodiesterase, with translation MTSRIRHPYLDHPGPIAFAHRGGAADGLENTARQFRCAVEAGYRYIETDVHVTRDGRLVAFHDATLDRVTDGAGRIADLPWRDVRQARVAGREPVPLFEELLAAFPEVRWNVDVKAEPALLPFLDLIERTDAWDRVCLGSFSEARVVRAQRLAGPRLATSYGTRGVLSLRLRSWGLPAAVRRSAVAAQVPEAQSGVPVVDHRFVRTAHAHGLQVHVWTVNEPERMHRLLDLGVDGIMTDHIDILRTVMEDRGLWV, from the coding sequence GTGACCTCACGGATACGCCACCCCTACCTCGACCATCCCGGCCCGATCGCGTTCGCCCACCGCGGCGGGGCGGCGGACGGACTGGAGAACACCGCACGCCAGTTCCGGTGCGCCGTCGAGGCGGGTTACCGCTACATCGAGACGGACGTCCATGTCACGCGGGACGGCCGGCTCGTCGCGTTCCACGACGCGACCCTGGACCGGGTGACGGACGGGGCGGGCCGGATCGCCGACCTGCCGTGGCGGGACGTGCGGCAGGCGCGCGTGGCGGGCCGGGAGCCGGTGCCCCTCTTCGAGGAACTGCTGGCCGCCTTCCCCGAGGTGCGGTGGAACGTCGACGTCAAGGCCGAGCCGGCTCTCCTGCCCTTCCTGGACCTGATCGAGCGGACGGACGCCTGGGACCGGGTCTGCCTCGGCTCCTTCTCCGAGGCCCGCGTGGTGCGCGCCCAGCGGCTGGCCGGGCCCCGCCTCGCGACGTCGTACGGCACGCGGGGGGTGCTGAGTCTGCGGCTGCGCTCGTGGGGGCTGCCGGCCGCGGTGCGCCGGTCGGCCGTCGCCGCCCAGGTCCCGGAGGCCCAGTCCGGCGTCCCGGTGGTGGATCACCGCTTCGTGCGCACCGCCCACGCGCACGGGCTCCAGGTGCACGTGTGGACGGTCAACGAACCCGAGCGGATGCACCGGCTCCTGGACCTGGGGGTGGATGGCATCATGACCGATCACATCGACATACTGCGCACGGTCATGGAGGACCGCGGCCTGTGGGTCTGA
- a CDS encoding YczE/YyaS/YitT family protein: protein MDGIPLPATGCHGSVHFHYGGHALSSRSPRHRYLARRLFQLYTGLALYGASSALLVRSGLGLEPWNVLHQGLSERTGLSMGLVVTALGAAVLLLWIPLRQRPGLGTVSNVLVIGAAMDATLAVVPEAHGMALRAPMTVAGIVLNGAATGLYIAARFGPGPRDGLMTGLNQRTGVSVRLVRTAIEVAVVATGFALGGTVGVATLLYAVTIGPLAQLFLRVFAVPSASTGPTAVATGQPHGVILRP, encoded by the coding sequence ATGGATGGCATCCCCCTTCCCGCCACAGGGTGTCACGGGTCAGTCCACTTCCACTACGGGGGGCATGCCCTGTCCAGCCGATCGCCCCGGCACAGGTATCTCGCACGGCGCCTGTTCCAGCTCTACACCGGGCTGGCGCTGTACGGCGCGAGCTCGGCGCTGCTGGTCAGGTCCGGGCTCGGCCTGGAGCCGTGGAACGTGCTGCACCAGGGCCTGTCCGAGCGGACGGGCCTGTCGATGGGCCTGGTGGTGACCGCCCTGGGCGCGGCGGTGCTGCTGCTGTGGATCCCCCTGCGCCAGCGCCCGGGACTCGGCACGGTCTCCAACGTCCTGGTGATCGGCGCCGCCATGGACGCGACCCTGGCCGTGGTGCCCGAGGCACACGGCATGGCCCTGCGCGCACCGATGACGGTGGCCGGGATCGTGCTGAACGGCGCGGCGACCGGGCTGTACATCGCGGCGCGCTTCGGGCCGGGCCCGCGCGACGGGCTGATGACGGGCCTGAACCAGCGCACGGGGGTGTCGGTCCGGCTGGTGCGTACGGCCATCGAGGTCGCGGTGGTCGCCACGGGCTTCGCCCTCGGCGGCACCGTGGGCGTGGCGACCCTCCTGTACGCGGTGACGATCGGTCCGCTCGCCCAGCTCTTCCTGCGGGTGTTCGCCGTCCCCTCGGCATCCACCGGCCCCACGGCCGTTGCCACCGGTCAACCGCACGGGGTGATACTGCGTCCGTGA
- a CDS encoding PLP-dependent aminotransferase family protein, with amino-acid sequence MVQWTSAVGTAQLARLLHSQQDRPAGPGTRRPPAYRALADGIRLLVLEGRVPVAARLPAERELALALSVSRTTVAAAYEALRGEGFLGSRRGAGSWTAVPAGNPVPARGLEPLPPEALGSMIDLGCAALPAPEPWLTRAVQGALEELPPYAHTHGDYPAGLPALRSTIADRYTARGIPTMPEQIMVTTGAMGAIDAICHRFGGRGERIAVESPSYANILQLMREAGARLVPVAMAEGLAGWDLDRWRQVLRDAAPRVAYVVADFHNPTGALADEDQRRRLVDAARSAGTVLVADETMSELWLDPDVEMPRPVCAFDPAGSTVVTVGSASKAFWAGLRIGWVRAAPDVIRGLVAARAYADLGTPVLEQLAVNWLFGTDGWERAVEIRRAQARENRDALVGAVRRELPDWEFEVPRGGLTLWVRTGGLSGSRIAEAGERVGVRAPSGPRFGVDGAFEGYVRLPFTVGGAVAEEAAVRLAAAARIVETGGTSGTEVPRSFVA; translated from the coding sequence ATGGTGCAGTGGACCTCGGCGGTGGGTACGGCGCAGCTCGCCCGGCTGCTCCACTCCCAGCAGGACCGGCCGGCCGGCCCCGGCACCCGCCGCCCGCCCGCCTACCGGGCCCTGGCCGACGGGATCCGGCTGCTGGTGCTCGAGGGGCGCGTCCCGGTGGCCGCCCGGCTGCCCGCCGAGCGGGAACTGGCCCTGGCCCTGTCCGTCAGCCGCACCACCGTCGCCGCCGCCTACGAGGCGCTGCGCGGCGAGGGCTTCCTGGGGTCACGGCGCGGCGCCGGCAGCTGGACCGCCGTGCCGGCCGGAAACCCGGTGCCCGCGCGGGGACTGGAACCGCTGCCCCCCGAGGCCCTCGGCTCGATGATCGACCTCGGCTGCGCCGCCCTGCCCGCACCCGAACCCTGGCTCACCCGCGCCGTACAGGGCGCCCTCGAGGAACTGCCGCCCTACGCGCACACCCACGGCGACTATCCGGCCGGACTGCCGGCGCTGCGCTCGACGATCGCCGACCGGTACACCGCGCGGGGCATCCCGACCATGCCCGAGCAGATCATGGTGACGACCGGGGCGATGGGCGCCATCGACGCCATCTGCCACCGCTTCGGAGGCCGCGGCGAGCGCATCGCCGTCGAGTCGCCGTCCTACGCCAACATCCTCCAGCTGATGCGGGAGGCCGGGGCCCGGCTGGTCCCCGTCGCCATGGCGGAGGGGCTGGCCGGCTGGGACCTGGACCGCTGGCGGCAGGTGCTGCGGGACGCGGCACCGCGCGTCGCGTACGTCGTCGCGGACTTCCACAACCCGACCGGCGCGCTCGCCGACGAGGACCAGCGCCGCCGGCTGGTGGACGCGGCGCGCTCGGCGGGAACGGTACTGGTCGCCGACGAGACCATGAGCGAACTCTGGCTCGATCCGGATGTGGAGATGCCGCGCCCCGTCTGCGCCTTCGACCCGGCCGGGTCGACGGTGGTCACGGTCGGCTCGGCGAGCAAGGCGTTCTGGGCCGGGCTGCGGATCGGCTGGGTGCGCGCGGCCCCCGACGTGATCCGCGGTCTCGTCGCCGCGCGCGCGTACGCCGACCTGGGCACGCCCGTACTGGAACAGCTCGCGGTGAACTGGCTGTTCGGCACGGACGGCTGGGAGCGGGCCGTGGAGATCCGGCGCGCGCAGGCCCGGGAGAACCGGGACGCGCTGGTCGGCGCGGTGCGCCGGGAGCTGCCCGACTGGGAGTTCGAGGTCCCGCGCGGCGGGCTCACCCTGTGGGTGCGTACCGGTGGGCTCTCGGGATCGCGGATCGCCGAGGCGGGGGAGCGGGTCGGGGTACGGGCGCCGTCGGGGCCGCGCTTCGGGGTCGACGGGGCGTTCGAGGGATATGTGCGACTGCCGTTCACCGTGGGCGGCGCGGTGGCCGAGGAGGCGGCGGTACGGCTGGCCGCGGCGGCACGGATCGTCGAGACCGGAGGGACGTCGGGGACGGAGGTGCCGCGTTCCTTCGTGGCGTAG
- a CDS encoding ankyrin repeat domain-containing protein — MTEAPDPEVVELATRIFDLARRGRTEELVAYVDAGVPADLTNDRGDSLVMLAAYHGHAATVRALLERGADADRINDRGQTPLAGAAFKGETEVVKALLHGGADPAAGAPSAVDTARMFDRAELLELFGEH, encoded by the coding sequence ATGACTGAAGCCCCTGACCCCGAGGTCGTGGAGCTGGCGACCAGGATCTTCGATCTGGCCCGGCGCGGCCGGACCGAGGAGCTCGTGGCCTACGTCGACGCGGGTGTGCCTGCCGACCTCACCAATGACCGGGGCGACTCGCTCGTGATGCTCGCCGCCTACCACGGTCATGCCGCGACGGTCCGCGCGCTGCTGGAGCGCGGCGCCGACGCCGACCGGATCAACGACCGGGGGCAGACCCCGCTCGCCGGAGCCGCCTTCAAGGGTGAGACCGAGGTGGTCAAGGCCCTGCTGCACGGTGGTGCCGACCCTGCCGCAGGCGCTCCCTCGGCCGTCGACACGGCCCGGATGTTCGACCGCGCGGAACTGCTCGAACTGTTCGGTGAACACTGA
- a CDS encoding HEAT repeat domain-containing protein, whose translation MFDPVIAPSGTLLGLLQRGRGDGTLHALTAPRSETLAALNHCVLHDPRHDWQVENRSLYYARLYLDLHGELDAIEAHLFEAEDLLDTEESRTGLALAVLGHLASYGRRDALVLLRRYAAQGSNWAWALDELALRDDDEGLRALAVPVLARFSTDAEGEAELAATVRDAFEPRPWRLWADDPRESVATRVRGAQEAGCFDRWQRQMRPTGPRPGWSVRAVFEWAQQGVERGAALHVPAARCLSAVAGPEDRPEIVRAAEDGTEGARCTALRYLADGNDPDALTLIEGAVATGPAPVVETAVDAFERMRSLAAVDRARRWAHRPDALGAAAGRVLALRGGAQDRDLVLAALREAVRGEGPDATALWTLVDGAGRLGIACAAPVLRHIYRETASSHLRGRAARALAATDPSFGSGFAVECLWDCEESTREIAARHAETGDARVFERLRRLAVDPAEEAEVQTAVRSRIGPGETVV comes from the coding sequence ATGTTCGATCCGGTCATAGCGCCCAGCGGTACGCTGCTCGGCCTGCTTCAGCGTGGCCGCGGCGACGGCACGCTGCACGCGCTCACCGCCCCGCGCTCCGAAACGCTCGCGGCACTGAACCACTGCGTGCTGCACGATCCGCGCCACGACTGGCAGGTGGAGAACCGCTCCCTCTACTACGCCCGCCTCTATCTCGATCTGCACGGCGAACTGGACGCGATCGAGGCGCACCTCTTCGAGGCCGAGGACCTCCTCGACACCGAGGAGTCACGCACCGGGCTCGCCCTCGCGGTCCTCGGGCACCTCGCCTCCTACGGCAGGCGGGACGCGCTCGTCCTGCTGCGCAGGTACGCCGCCCAGGGCTCCAACTGGGCCTGGGCCCTGGACGAACTCGCCCTCCGGGACGACGACGAGGGCCTGCGCGCCCTCGCCGTCCCGGTGCTCGCGCGGTTCAGCACCGACGCCGAGGGCGAGGCCGAACTGGCCGCCACCGTCCGTGACGCCTTCGAGCCGCGGCCCTGGCGCCTGTGGGCCGACGATCCACGCGAGTCCGTCGCCACACGCGTGCGCGGCGCCCAGGAGGCCGGCTGCTTCGACCGCTGGCAGCGGCAGATGCGCCCCACCGGCCCCCGTCCCGGGTGGAGCGTGCGGGCCGTCTTCGAGTGGGCCCAGCAGGGAGTCGAACGGGGCGCCGCCCTGCATGTCCCGGCCGCCCGATGCCTGAGCGCCGTGGCGGGTCCGGAGGACCGGCCCGAGATCGTCCGGGCCGCCGAGGACGGCACCGAGGGGGCCCGCTGCACGGCCCTGCGCTATCTCGCCGACGGCAACGACCCGGACGCCCTCACCCTGATCGAGGGCGCCGTGGCCACCGGGCCGGCGCCCGTCGTGGAGACCGCCGTCGACGCGTTCGAACGCATGCGCAGTCTCGCCGCCGTCGACCGCGCGCGCCGCTGGGCCCACCGGCCCGATGCCCTGGGCGCCGCCGCCGGCCGTGTCCTCGCCCTCCGGGGCGGCGCACAGGACCGGGACCTGGTCCTCGCCGCGCTGCGCGAGGCGGTACGGGGCGAGGGCCCCGACGCGACGGCCCTGTGGACCCTCGTCGACGGCGCCGGACGCCTGGGCATCGCCTGTGCCGCTCCCGTGCTCCGCCACATCTACCGGGAGACCGCCTCCTCCCATTTGCGCGGCCGGGCCGCCCGCGCACTCGCGGCCACCGATCCCTCCTTCGGCAGCGGCTTCGCCGTCGAGTGCCTCTGGGACTGCGAGGAGTCCACTCGCGAGATCGCCGCGCGGCACGCCGAGACCGGCGACGCCCGGGTCTTCGAGCGCCTGCGACGGCTCGCCGTCGACCCGGCCGAGGAGGCGGAGGTGCAGACCGCCGTACGCAGCCGGATCGGGCCCGGGGAGACCGTCGTGTGA
- a CDS encoding glycosyltransferase family 4 protein translates to MRVVIVTESFPPDVNGVAHCALQTARHLVDRGHSPVVVAPAVPTAAGDEPDDRAPCPVVRIPSLPLPGYPQVRVALPSRRVTTAITEHRADLVHLASPFVLGARGMAAASRLGLPAVAVYQTDLAGYARTYMGAGEAAAWRRIRSVHSAADLTLAPSGAARSDLQEHGIPRVELWPRGVDTVRFRPELRNEALRRELAPNGELIVGYVGRLAPEKQVELLAGTSTLPGVRVVVVGDGPSRAGLEQAMPGAVFLGRRTGDELARIFASLDVFAHTGPFETFCQTVQEAMASGVPVVAPAVGGPLDLVAHGRTGFLVPPCDAAAVRDAVWSLAADPRLRAAYGAAGRATVEGRTWAAVGDRLIGYYTDVLAGRRTAVAA, encoded by the coding sequence ATGCGAGTCGTCATCGTGACCGAATCCTTTCCCCCTGACGTGAACGGCGTGGCTCACTGCGCGCTCCAGACCGCACGGCACCTCGTGGACCGCGGTCACAGCCCTGTTGTCGTCGCCCCCGCCGTCCCCACTGCCGCGGGCGACGAACCCGACGACCGGGCCCCGTGCCCCGTCGTCCGGATCCCCTCCCTCCCGCTCCCGGGCTACCCCCAGGTGCGCGTCGCACTCCCCAGCCGGCGTGTCACCACGGCGATCACCGAGCACCGGGCCGATCTCGTCCATCTGGCCAGCCCCTTCGTGCTCGGTGCGCGCGGCATGGCGGCGGCCTCGCGTCTCGGCCTGCCGGCCGTGGCCGTCTACCAGACCGACCTCGCCGGGTACGCCCGCACGTACATGGGCGCGGGCGAGGCCGCGGCCTGGCGCCGGATCCGGTCCGTGCACTCGGCCGCCGACCTCACCCTCGCCCCGTCCGGCGCCGCGCGGAGCGACCTTCAGGAGCACGGGATCCCCAGGGTCGAACTGTGGCCGCGCGGCGTGGACACCGTCCGTTTCCGGCCCGAACTGCGCAACGAGGCACTGCGCCGGGAACTCGCCCCGAACGGCGAGCTGATCGTCGGCTACGTCGGCCGGCTCGCCCCCGAGAAGCAGGTCGAGCTGCTGGCCGGGACGAGCACCCTGCCGGGAGTGCGGGTCGTCGTCGTGGGCGACGGCCCCAGCCGGGCGGGTCTGGAGCAGGCCATGCCCGGCGCGGTCTTCCTGGGACGGCGCACCGGTGACGAGCTCGCGAGGATCTTCGCCTCGCTGGACGTCTTCGCCCACACGGGACCGTTCGAGACCTTCTGCCAGACCGTGCAGGAGGCCATGGCGAGCGGCGTGCCCGTGGTCGCGCCCGCCGTGGGCGGCCCGCTGGACCTGGTCGCGCACGGGCGCACCGGGTTCCTGGTGCCGCCGTGCGACGCGGCCGCGGTACGGGACGCGGTGTGGTCCCTGGCCGCCGACCCCCGGCTGCGGGCCGCCTACGGGGCAGCGGGGCGCGCGACGGTCGAGGGCCGTACCTGGGCTGCCGTCGGGGACCGGCTGATCGGCTACTACACGGATGTGCTCGCCGGACGCAGAACGGCGGTGGCGGCGTGA
- a CDS encoding glycosyltransferase: MTTGNPSAGVPGADGTQGVGCPQDVDGPLRIVRLANFVAPASGGLRTALRELGRGYRAAGHEPVLIVPGERESDRETGQGRVITLPGPLLPGTGGYRVLTDKRRIAALLEELAPDRLEVSDRTTLRWTGRWARRARVPAVMVSHETADGVLRTWGLPEGAARRTADALNARTAHTYARVVCTTEFAEREFARIGARNVVRAPLGVDLTQRHPSLHDPALRARHARGTETLLVTCTRLSVEKRPGTALDALEALLRRGRRAVLVVAGDGPLRPRLEQRARERGLPVVFLGHVLDRMLLGVLQASADVCLAPGPAETFGLAALEAMACGTPVVASTSSALPEVIGSAGAVAGDRGESFADAVELLLGRPETERRAAARARAECFGWEAAVTAFLDAHEAPRTAAREGEREDTVPVRPVPAVPGGPR; encoded by the coding sequence ATGACGACGGGAAACCCGTCGGCCGGCGTGCCGGGTGCCGACGGCACGCAGGGCGTCGGGTGCCCGCAGGACGTCGACGGCCCGCTGCGGATCGTGCGGCTCGCGAACTTCGTCGCACCGGCCTCCGGCGGGCTGCGCACCGCGTTGCGGGAACTCGGCAGGGGCTACCGGGCGGCGGGGCACGAGCCCGTGCTCATCGTTCCCGGGGAGCGGGAGAGCGACCGGGAGACCGGGCAGGGGCGGGTGATCACCCTGCCGGGCCCGCTCCTGCCCGGCACCGGCGGCTACCGCGTCCTCACCGACAAGCGGCGGATCGCCGCCCTGCTGGAGGAACTCGCTCCCGACCGGCTCGAGGTGTCCGACCGTACGACCCTGCGCTGGACCGGCAGATGGGCGCGGCGGGCCCGGGTCCCCGCGGTCATGGTCTCCCACGAGACCGCCGACGGCGTGCTGCGCACCTGGGGGCTGCCGGAGGGGGCCGCGCGGCGTACCGCCGACGCCCTCAACGCCCGCACCGCCCACACCTACGCGCGGGTCGTGTGCACCACAGAGTTCGCCGAGCGGGAGTTCGCCAGGATCGGTGCCCGCAACGTCGTACGGGCACCGCTCGGCGTCGACCTGACGCAGAGGCATCCCTCGCTGCACGACCCCGCGCTGCGGGCCCGTCACGCGCGCGGGACGGAAACACTGCTGGTGACGTGTACCCGGCTGTCCGTGGAGAAGCGGCCCGGGACGGCGCTGGACGCGCTGGAGGCGCTGCTGCGGCGCGGGCGGCGGGCGGTACTGGTGGTGGCGGGGGACGGACCGCTGCGGCCGCGGCTCGAACAGCGCGCCCGGGAACGCGGACTGCCGGTCGTCTTCCTGGGCCACGTCCTCGACCGGATGCTCCTCGGGGTGCTCCAGGCATCCGCGGACGTGTGCCTGGCGCCGGGACCCGCGGAGACCTTCGGGCTCGCCGCGCTGGAGGCGATGGCGTGCGGCACCCCCGTGGTGGCGAGCACCTCGTCCGCGCTGCCGGAGGTGATCGGCTCCGCCGGGGCGGTCGCGGGGGACCGGGGGGAGTCGTTCGCGGACGCCGTCGAACTCCTGCTGGGACGGCCGGAGACGGAACGGCGCGCGGCCGCACGCGCGCGTGCGGAGTGCTTCGGGTGGGAAGCGGCCGTGACGGCGTTCCTCGACGCCCACGAGGCCCCGCGGACGGCCGCGCGGGAGGGCGAGCGGGAGGACACGGTGCCGGTCCGGCCCGTGCCCGCGGTACCGGGGGGCCCGAGATGA
- a CDS encoding SGNH/GDSL hydrolase family protein, producing the protein MRPVRFVALGDSLTEGIGDRTGDGWRGWAALLAGSLGEQPVRFTNLARSGAQTHDVLEDQLPGALALRPDLVSVVVGVNDTLRQGFDIHAVAGRLDQVYAACAARGAVLLTACLPDPGGTMGLPGALARPLARRQRAVNTVVHALSDRYGAVHLHASDGDWVADRTMWSADRMHPGERGHRQLAVRFHALLAERGLAPGPAPSPEPESAAPTLTASLWWLATAGTGWVARRCTDLLPQLLALAADDLRHRARGTSVRLDLRTSAAVSAALAALTAGESPRLRGGTRQ; encoded by the coding sequence ATGAGACCCGTGCGGTTCGTGGCCCTCGGCGACTCGCTGACCGAGGGCATCGGGGACCGCACCGGTGACGGATGGCGGGGCTGGGCCGCGCTGCTCGCCGGGTCGCTGGGCGAGCAGCCCGTACGGTTCACCAACCTGGCGAGGAGCGGGGCGCAGACGCACGACGTGCTCGAAGACCAACTCCCCGGGGCACTGGCCCTGCGGCCCGACCTCGTGTCGGTCGTCGTCGGGGTCAACGACACCCTGCGCCAGGGCTTCGACATCCACGCCGTGGCCGGACGGCTGGACCAGGTGTACGCGGCCTGCGCGGCCCGGGGCGCCGTGCTGCTCACCGCGTGCCTGCCCGACCCCGGCGGCACCATGGGCCTGCCCGGAGCGCTGGCCAGGCCGCTCGCCCGCCGGCAGCGCGCGGTCAACACCGTCGTCCACGCGCTGTCCGACCGGTACGGCGCGGTGCACCTGCACGCGAGCGACGGTGACTGGGTCGCCGACCGTACGATGTGGAGCGCGGACCGGATGCACCCGGGCGAGCGGGGACACCGCCAACTGGCCGTGAGGTTCCACGCGCTGCTGGCGGAACGCGGTCTCGCCCCCGGACCCGCGCCCTCGCCCGAGCCGGAGTCCGCGGCACCCACCCTGACGGCGAGCCTGTGGTGGCTGGCCACCGCCGGCACCGGATGGGTGGCGCGCCGGTGCACCGACCTGCTGCCCCAGCTCCTCGCGCTCGCCGCCGACGACCTGCGGCACCGCGCGCGGGGGACGAGCGTCCGGCTCGACCTGCGGACCTCCGCCGCGGTGTCGGCGGCACTGGCCGCGCTGACGGCGGGGGAGTCCCCGCGGCTCCGGGGCGGCACACGGCAGTGA